One segment of Plasmodium cynomolgi strain B DNA, scaffold: 0809, whole genome shotgun sequence DNA contains the following:
- a CDS encoding hypothetical protein (putative) → TEVESKDKVIIFEETLNINTRCTYLNKWLYYFIKIYSVPEEFIRKIFEAVDDLKDLLSKNGKYTKCYYESYTNNEDIIGEILMGERPEQYQPCLKYIYDCVNTYKKLNPIYCNNAYLDSKYSKLCSGIQSFIVTYKGLSEIGSLKKKLPDLDSTLQEFRAALQPSGETDTSTTEQTIFFSGPLKSKITTGVTAGVGACAFLGILYKVNTNYYIYRNITSLIFCL, encoded by the exons ACTGAAGTCGAATCTAAAGACAAAGTTATAATTTTCGAAGAAactttaaatattaatactCGTTGTACGTATTTAAACAAgtggttatattattttataaaaatatatagtgtTCCAGAGGAGTTTATtaggaaaatttttgaagcaGTTGATGATCTAAAGGACTTATTATCtaaaaatggtaaatatACCAAGTGTTATTACGAATCATATACGA aTAATGAAGACATTATTGGAGAAATATTAATGGGTGAGCGTCCAGAACAATATCAACCTTGTCTTAAGTACATATATGACTGTGTCAATACATATAAGAAGTTGAATCCCATATATTGTAATAATGCGTACCTGGATTCAAAATATAGTAAACTTTGTTCTGGTATACAATCATTTATTGTGACTTATAAAGGTTTGTCTGAAATAggttcattaaaaaaaaagcttccaGACTTAGATTCTACCCTACAAGAATTTAGAGCTGCACTACAACCTAGTGGAGAAACAGACACATCTACTACTGAgcaaactattttttttagtggtCCACTAAAATCTAAAATAACAACAGGAGTCACAGCAGGGGTAGGAGCATGTGCTTTTCTAGGAATTTTGTATAAGGTTAACAcgaattattatatttatagaaatattacatctctcattttttgcctA